AACCCTTTCGACAGCGCGCCGGGCAGAAACTTTTGCCCGGAACCACGAGCTTAAAAGCTTGGCCCGGCGCGCTGTCCGTGGGTTCGAGATATTTTTTGCCATAGTTGGGCCGATCCTCCGGGGTCGGCCCTTTTTGTTGCGCGGCAACCAGCTGGACGTCTGCGCCCAGCCGGCGAAGTAGCGGGAGCTTCCAGCTCCCGTTTCGCTGTTTCCGTCAAACGCAGTAGCAAGATGCCACCGCTACTTTGGGAATCCCGTAACGCGTGCCGGCGTGCAACGGATTGCTTTAAGGTTCCTTCTTGCCAAGCCTCGGCGCGAGCCGCACCGTGACCCTTTTTCCCTTTCACAAACCGCCGCCCGGCATGAACCAGAACATCCGCAACATCGCCATTATCGCCCACGTCGACCACGGAAAGACCACGCTCGTCGACAAGCTCCTCAAGGAAGGCGGCGCCTACCGCGCCAACCAGCAAGTCGAGGAGCGCGCCATGGATTCCATGGATCTCGAAAAGGAGAAGGGCATCACCATCAAGGCGAAGAACACCTCCGTCCACTGGCAGGACAAGACGATCAACATCGTCGACACGCCCGGACACGCCGACTTCGGCGGCGAGGTCGAACGCGCCCTCCGCATGGTCGACGGCGTGCTGCTGCTCGTCGACGCCTACGACGGCCCGCAGGCCCAGACGCGCTTCGTGCTCCGCAAGGCGCTCCAGCACGGCCTCAAGGTCGTCATCGTCATCAACAAGATCGACCGCGACAACGCGGACCCGGTGAAGATGTATGATAAGGTGCTCGAGCTTCTCATGGAGCTCAACGCCACCGAGGAGCAGTTCGACGCCCCCGTCGTCTACGGCTCCGGCCGCGACGGCTACATGATGTATCACCTCGGCGAGGAGAAGAAGGACATGACGCCGCTCTTCGAGACGATCCTCGAGCACGTCCCGCCCCCGTTCGCCAAGCCGAACGAGCCGTTCCACATGCTCGTCTCCAACATCGATTGGAGCGACTACGTCGGCCGTATCGCCATCGGCAAGATCCTCGGCGGCAGCGCCAAAATCGGCGACACCGTCCACGTCATCCGCAACGCCAACGGCGCGCGCGTGAAGGCGAAAATCACGAAAGTCTTCGAATACTCCGGCCTCGGCACCAACGAGTCGGCCACCGCCACCGCGGGCAACATCGTCGGCATCTCCGGCTTCGAGGACGTCGACATCGGCGACACCATCACCGCCGACGAGAACGGCCACGCCCTCCCCTTCACCCAGATCGACCCGCCGACGCTCGAGATGCAGATCGGCGTCAACGACGGTCCGCTCGTCGGCACCGAAGGCAAGCTCGTCACCTCGCGCCAGGTCCGCGAGCGCCTCTTCCGCGAGATCAAGACCAACGTCTCAATCTCCGTCGAGGACTCCGACCGCGCCGGCGTGTTCAACCTCAAGGCGCGCGGCGCCATGCAGGTCGCCGTGCTCGTCGAGACGATGCGCCGCGAAGGATTCGAGATCACCGTCTCCCGCCCGACCGTCATCGAGAAGATCGTCGATGGCAAACGCCACGAGCCCTACGAGAGCGTCTGGATCGAAGTGCCCGACGAGTGCGTCGGCACGATCATGCAGAATCTCGCCAACCGCAAAGGCCAGATCACGAACATGGAGAAGCATCACTCCACGACGATGATCGAGGCCACCATCACGACCCGCGGCTTGATCGGTCTCGAAATCGACATCGTCAACGCCACCAGCGGCCGCGGCGTCATGTCGCACCTCTTCAAGGAATACGGTCCCTACG
This window of the Candidatus Didemnitutus sp. genome carries:
- the typA gene encoding translational GTPase TypA — protein: MNQNIRNIAIIAHVDHGKTTLVDKLLKEGGAYRANQQVEERAMDSMDLEKEKGITIKAKNTSVHWQDKTINIVDTPGHADFGGEVERALRMVDGVLLLVDAYDGPQAQTRFVLRKALQHGLKVVIVINKIDRDNADPVKMYDKVLELLMELNATEEQFDAPVVYGSGRDGYMMYHLGEEKKDMTPLFETILEHVPPPFAKPNEPFHMLVSNIDWSDYVGRIAIGKILGGSAKIGDTVHVIRNANGARVKAKITKVFEYSGLGTNESATATAGNIVGISGFEDVDIGDTITADENGHALPFTQIDPPTLEMQIGVNDGPLVGTEGKLVTSRQVRERLFREIKTNVSISVEDSDRAGVFNLKARGAMQVAVLVETMRREGFEITVSRPTVIEKIVDGKRHEPYESVWIEVPDECVGTIMQNLANRKGQITNMEKHHSTTMIEATITTRGLIGLEIDIVNATSGRGVMSHLFKEYGPYAGEVLTRLTGTLIATEAGETTAYALVMCQERGKLFVGPAERVYEGMIIGENPRNEDIAVNAVREKKLTNFRSQGEGVADSLTPATKLSLERSIEYIAADELVEVTPSNIRLRKRVLKETERRKLERAARKASDE